The following proteins are encoded in a genomic region of Spirochaetota bacterium:
- a CDS encoding thiamine pyrophosphate-binding protein yields MNGGMVIAEILKEEGVRHVFTLCGGHISPILVGCKNEGIKVIDCRHEVTAVFAADASARITGIPGVAIVTAGPGVTNTITALVNALHAQTPMVLLGGAAATVLKGRGSLQDIDQLGLLKAAVKRTLTIRKNCDIIPVVQSAFRIARSGVQGPVFVECPIDLLYDEKTVREMYGTKSGGPAAAGLRTRILNFYLRRHVDRMFACDLESVKLESIPTAEKNFSRHSVGRVAAMVARAERPLMIVGSQALTLPREAASLAGAVRRLGVPVYLTGTARGLLGANDPIQFRHRRKDALRDADLVILAGVPCDFRLNYGRDISGHAKLVSINRSRRDMVLNRRPDVGIHTDPSLFLRALGEAFPRGSTDRASWLAALHGRELEREAEIDSLSGESGDLVNPVLLLKKIAARMGEKSIIVADGGDFVGTASYILRPPAPLSWLDPGVFGTLGVGGGFAIGASLCRPEREIWIIYGDGAAGYSIQEFDTFARHGIPVIAIIGNDACWSQIYRDQVEILGDPVGTELNYSDYQRVAEAYGGAGFVISSAGEIDAVLDAALDALKKGKPVIVNAKISKTDFRKGSISM; encoded by the coding sequence ATGAACGGCGGCATGGTCATTGCTGAAATACTAAAGGAGGAAGGGGTCCGTCATGTTTTTACACTCTGCGGAGGGCACATTTCACCTATCCTCGTGGGATGCAAGAATGAAGGCATAAAGGTTATTGATTGTCGTCATGAGGTTACAGCTGTCTTTGCGGCCGATGCGTCCGCCCGCATCACAGGAATTCCCGGCGTTGCCATTGTGACGGCCGGGCCGGGCGTCACAAACACTATTACAGCGCTGGTCAACGCCCTCCATGCGCAGACACCCATGGTGCTCCTTGGAGGGGCGGCAGCAACAGTGTTAAAAGGAAGAGGATCCCTCCAGGATATTGACCAACTGGGTCTCCTCAAAGCCGCTGTGAAGCGCACCCTGACAATCAGAAAAAATTGCGATATTATTCCTGTAGTGCAGAGCGCTTTCAGGATCGCACGGTCCGGCGTTCAGGGGCCGGTCTTTGTCGAGTGCCCCATAGATTTGCTCTATGATGAAAAGACTGTAAGGGAGATGTACGGGACTAAAAGCGGCGGCCCGGCCGCCGCCGGCCTGCGGACCAGGATCCTTAACTTCTATTTGCGCCGTCACGTTGACAGAATGTTTGCCTGTGATCTGGAATCCGTGAAACTGGAATCGATACCAACTGCTGAAAAGAACTTCAGCCGGCACAGCGTAGGCCGTGTAGCGGCGATGGTTGCCCGGGCCGAAAGGCCTCTCATGATTGTGGGAAGCCAGGCTCTGACCCTGCCGCGCGAGGCTGCATCATTGGCCGGTGCCGTGAGACGCCTCGGAGTGCCGGTCTATCTCACCGGAACTGCCCGGGGGCTCCTCGGCGCCAATGATCCTATCCAGTTCAGGCACCGGCGCAAGGATGCTCTTCGTGACGCGGACCTGGTTATCCTGGCCGGCGTTCCCTGCGATTTTCGCCTCAATTACGGCCGTGACATCAGCGGGCACGCAAAGCTCGTATCGATCAACCGGAGCCGCAGGGACATGGTTTTAAACAGAAGGCCCGATGTAGGGATACACACCGATCCTTCCCTGTTTCTCCGGGCCCTCGGGGAGGCATTCCCACGGGGTTCCACAGACAGAGCCTCCTGGCTGGCTGCTCTCCACGGACGCGAGCTTGAGCGCGAAGCTGAGATAGACTCCTTGTCCGGGGAATCCGGCGATCTGGTCAACCCCGTGCTTCTGCTAAAGAAAATCGCCGCGCGCATGGGAGAAAAATCGATAATCGTGGCGGATGGCGGCGATTTCGTTGGCACAGCGTCCTATATCCTCCGCCCGCCGGCTCCTCTGTCATGGCTCGATCCGGGCGTCTTCGGCACACTGGGGGTTGGGGGAGGATTTGCCATCGGCGCGTCCCTTTGCCGTCCTGAACGGGAGATATGGATCATTTATGGTGACGGTGCGGCAGGGTACAGTATCCAGGAATTTGACACCTTTGCGCGCCATGGGATTCCGGTAATAGCCATTATCGGCAACGACGCCTGTTGGAGCCAGATATACCGAGACCAGGTTGAAATCCTGGGCGACCCCGTGGGGACAGAGCTTAACTATTCGGATTACCAGAGGGTCGCCGAGGCCTACGGTGGAGCCGGGTTTGTCATAAGCAGCGCCGGAGAGATCGACGCTGTGCTTGATGCGGCCCTGGATGCCCTGAAAAAAGGGAAACCTGTGATAGTCAATGCGAAGATCAGTAAAACCGATTTCCGGAAAGGTTCGATTTCAATGTGA
- a CDS encoding NAD-dependent deacylase codes for MESIKDARSIISKSHYLAALTGAGISAGSGIPAFRGRGGLWQVYDPALARIDVFRDNPHLVWDMTRELIALIEGSEPNPAHRALAEMERGGVLKGLVTQNIDNLHQRAGSRSIIELHGTIGNLRCLTCNTVFNSADFKIMDEDPLCPHCSAVLKPGMVFFGEALPFGALMEARLLAGTADAMLIIGTSAVVNPAAELPVVAKGNRAKIIEINIEPTGLTNSITDVFIRGRAEEVLPDLLGTMPPHG; via the coding sequence ATGGAATCCATAAAAGATGCCCGGTCAATAATTTCGAAATCCCATTACCTTGCTGCCCTCACCGGGGCCGGGATTTCAGCGGGGAGCGGCATCCCAGCGTTCAGGGGCAGGGGCGGCCTGTGGCAGGTGTACGATCCGGCCCTTGCGCGCATCGACGTGTTCAGGGACAATCCGCACCTTGTGTGGGATATGACCCGGGAGCTCATAGCATTAATTGAGGGGTCAGAGCCCAATCCAGCTCATCGCGCACTGGCGGAAATGGAGCGTGGCGGTGTCCTCAAGGGTCTTGTCACCCAGAACATCGACAACCTTCACCAACGCGCGGGCAGCAGGAGCATTATCGAGCTCCATGGCACTATCGGGAATCTCCGCTGTCTCACCTGTAATACTGTTTTTAATAGCGCGGATTTTAAAATCATGGATGAAGATCCGCTCTGTCCCCATTGTTCAGCCGTGTTAAAGCCGGGCATGGTTTTCTTCGGCGAAGCTTTGCCCTTCGGCGCCCTCATGGAAGCCCGGCTCCTTGCCGGCACGGCTGACGCGATGCTGATCATAGGAACATCGGCCGTCGTAAACCCTGCTGCCGAGCTGCCGGTCGTGGCCAAGGGGAACCGTGCGAAGATCATCGAGATCAACATAGAGCCTACGGGGCTTACCAATTCAATCACAGATGTATTTATCCGCGGCAGGGCCGAAGAGGTGCTGCCGGATCTTCTCGGCACCATGCCGCCCCATGGGTAA
- a CDS encoding transposase, giving the protein MPRPTRKIAQGSTHHAYSMCHGKRNLLQGKYGKKYFIEAITLCQEKYEFELIAAEIVANHIHLLIKTCEDKETISRIMQYIKARIAEKYNKAMGKTGAFWNGRFGSTIIEEADNPEQYLLWLLWYIGYNPVRKKLSRDPRKNDIGFINCYLDENFQAPLKITLHYFFLKLGDSFEERVKKFLFYEEAYRKRLAIYFWNAGQGVRA; this is encoded by the coding sequence ATGCCACGACCAACTCGAAAAATCGCACAGGGATCAACCCATCACGCTTATTCCATGTGTCACGGAAAGAGAAATTTACTTCAAGGCAAATACGGAAAGAAATATTTTATTGAGGCAATCACCTTGTGCCAGGAAAAATATGAATTCGAGCTCATCGCCGCTGAAATTGTCGCCAATCATATTCACCTCCTTATTAAAACCTGCGAGGACAAGGAAACAATATCCCGCATCATGCAATACATCAAGGCGAGAATTGCCGAGAAATACAATAAAGCCATGGGGAAAACCGGGGCATTCTGGAATGGGCGATTCGGCTCAACCATCATTGAGGAGGCCGATAACCCGGAACAATATCTCCTATGGCTTCTCTGGTATATCGGATATAATCCTGTCAGGAAAAAATTATCCCGGGACCCGCGGAAGAATGATATCGGATTTATCAACTGCTATCTTGATGAGAACTTCCAGGCGCCGCTTAAAATTACTCTGCATTATTTTTTCCTTAAACTGGGGGACTCATTTGAGGAGCGTGTTAAAAAGTTTCTCTTTTACGAGGAGGCCTATCGGAAGAGGCTGGCAATATATTTTTGGAATGCAGGCCAGGGGGTCAGAGCCTGA